A section of the Rhodobacteraceae bacterium M382 genome encodes:
- a CDS encoding haloacid dehalogenase type II, translating into MPITTCIFDAYGTLFDVAAAARQAAQDPKFPQLADRWMALANHWRLKQLQYTWLRAVADAHDNFWEVTQNGLDWALEATGLDGDAILRQRLLDLYWELQAYPEVPAMLATLKQAGLNTAILSNGSPDMLNGAVQSAQIGALLDDVLSVESVGIFKPHANVYDLVGQRFSCGKDEVLFVSSNGWDAGCATGYGFTTAWVNRAGEPMDRLPWTPAHVLSDLTTIPQLAGV; encoded by the coding sequence ATGCCCATTACCACCTGTATTTTTGATGCCTATGGAACCTTGTTCGACGTCGCAGCCGCCGCCCGTCAGGCCGCCCAAGACCCCAAGTTTCCACAACTGGCAGATCGCTGGATGGCACTGGCCAACCATTGGCGGCTGAAACAGCTGCAATATACGTGGCTCAGGGCCGTGGCCGATGCACATGACAATTTCTGGGAGGTGACCCAGAACGGGCTGGATTGGGCATTGGAGGCAACGGGGCTGGACGGCGACGCGATTTTGCGCCAGCGATTGCTTGATCTTTATTGGGAGCTGCAAGCCTATCCCGAGGTGCCCGCCATGCTGGCCACTTTGAAACAGGCGGGGCTGAACACCGCGATTCTGTCCAACGGGTCTCCCGATATGTTGAACGGGGCCGTGCAATCTGCACAGATCGGCGCTCTTTTGGATGATGTCCTGTCAGTCGAAAGCGTTGGCATCTTCAAACCCCATGCCAATGTGTACGATCTGGTCGGGCAACGATTCAGCTGTGGCAAGGACGAGGTATTGTTCGTCTCCTCTAACGGCTGGGACGCGGGATGCGCAACCGGCTATGGGTTCACGACAGCTTGGGTCAACCGGGCAGGAGAACCGATGGATCGCCTGCCCTGGACCCCAGCCCATGTATTGTCCGACCTGACCACGATCCCACAGCTGGCAGGAGTCTGA
- a CDS encoding alpha/beta hydrolase: MPRFPTADGLSLHYTDQGTGHPLLCLPGLTRCGRDFDFFGPHARDLRLITLDYRGRGKSAYDPTYANYNVVQESCDVIELLDHLGLEKVSLLGTSRGGLIAMVLAATHAHRLSGVILNDVGPEISPDGIARILTYVGKPPRAKTLEQAASALGDAMTPQFPDVPLSRWQQQAEIQYLETDDGLTLRYDPMLAQALQDQAASGEAPDLWPLFDALASGPLGVIRGANSDILGPETLADMQRRNPDMLVCTVPNRGHVPFLDEAPAIEFIHTITEMSR, from the coding sequence ATGCCCCGGTTCCCAACCGCCGATGGCCTGTCCCTGCACTATACGGATCAGGGCACCGGTCACCCCCTGTTGTGCCTACCCGGCCTGACCCGCTGTGGTCGCGATTTTGATTTCTTTGGCCCCCATGCCCGCGACCTTCGGTTGATCACGCTGGATTATCGCGGACGTGGAAAATCTGCGTACGACCCAACCTATGCCAACTACAATGTGGTGCAGGAATCCTGTGACGTGATCGAATTGCTCGATCATCTTGGATTGGAAAAGGTCTCACTTCTCGGCACCTCACGCGGGGGGCTGATCGCCATGGTGTTGGCCGCAACCCATGCCCATCGTCTGTCAGGCGTCATCCTGAACGATGTCGGCCCGGAAATCAGCCCAGATGGCATCGCCCGGATCCTGACCTATGTGGGCAAACCGCCCCGCGCCAAAACGCTGGAGCAGGCCGCCAGCGCCCTTGGGGATGCAATGACCCCACAGTTCCCGGACGTTCCCCTGTCCCGCTGGCAGCAACAGGCTGAAATCCAGTATCTGGAAACGGACGACGGGCTGACCCTGCGCTATGATCCGATGCTGGCCCAGGCCTTGCAGGATCAGGCGGCTTCTGGCGAAGCCCCGGACCTTTGGCCGCTGTTTGACGCTCTGGCCTCTGGCCCTTTGGGGGTGATCCGAGGCGCGAATTCAGACATACTTGGCCCAGAAACGCTGGCAGACATGCAACGCCGCAACCCGGATATGCTGGTTTGCACCGTGCCCAACCGCGGCCATGTGCCTTTTCTTGACGAGGCCCCCGCCATTGAATTTATCCATACCATCACGGAGATGTCCCGATGA
- a CDS encoding threonine/serine dehydratase, whose translation MTSLAMIEAAASRLKGHARRTPLLSSPFLDDIAGRRVLIKPECLQHTGSFKFRGGWSAVSALAPDVRQRGVIAFSSGNHAQGVALAARQHGVPAVIVMPADAPQLKIDNTRALGAEVVLYDRVGGESREAIGQELSHARGLTLIKPYDEPQVIAGQGTTGLEIAAQAAELGVETADVLVCCGGGGLTSGIALALEGHAPGLRPRPCEPAGFDDATRSLASGKIQANPTQSGSICDAIVTQQPGDLTFPIMSRLCGPGLVVTDDEAMHAMALAFSRLKVVAEPGGAVALAAALFRKDQIQGDTVVALISGGNVDPEMFRAALATYA comes from the coding sequence ATGACCTCGCTCGCCATGATCGAAGCGGCCGCCTCACGTCTCAAGGGGCACGCCCGCCGGACGCCACTGCTCAGCTCTCCATTTCTGGATGACATTGCCGGACGACGGGTGCTGATCAAACCCGAATGCCTGCAGCATACCGGATCGTTCAAGTTCCGCGGTGGTTGGTCGGCTGTTTCGGCGCTGGCACCGGACGTGCGACAGCGGGGCGTGATCGCCTTTTCCAGCGGCAATCACGCGCAGGGTGTCGCATTGGCAGCACGCCAACACGGGGTTCCTGCGGTGATCGTCATGCCGGCGGATGCTCCGCAATTGAAAATAGACAACACCCGTGCGCTGGGGGCCGAGGTTGTCCTTTATGATCGTGTCGGCGGTGAAAGCCGTGAAGCCATCGGCCAGGAACTGTCACACGCGCGCGGTCTGACCCTGATCAAACCCTATGACGAACCGCAGGTGATTGCAGGTCAGGGGACAACCGGTTTGGAGATCGCAGCCCAAGCCGCCGAATTGGGGGTTGAAACCGCGGATGTTCTGGTCTGTTGCGGTGGTGGCGGGTTGACGTCAGGTATCGCCCTGGCGCTCGAAGGGCATGCACCGGGCCTGCGCCCGCGCCCCTGTGAACCGGCCGGGTTCGATGACGCAACCCGATCGCTGGCGTCTGGAAAAATCCAGGCCAATCCAACCCAATCCGGGTCGATCTGTGATGCCATCGTGACACAGCAGCCGGGCGATTTGACCTTTCCCATCATGTCGCGCCTGTGTGGCCCCGGGTTGGTGGTGACCGATGACGAAGCCATGCATGCCATGGCCCTGGCTTTTTCCCGGCTCAAGGTCGTGGCCGAACCCGGCGGTGCCGTGGCCCTGGCCGCCGCCTTGTTTCGCAAGGACCAAATCCAGGGCGACACCGTTGTTGCCTTGATTTCCGGCGGCAACGTCGACCCGGAAATGTTTCGCGCCGCCCTGGCAACCTATGCTTGA
- a CDS encoding endonuclease/exonuclease/phosphatase family protein, with the protein MTRFTIASFNVKNLIGPDREYYKFQVYTPEEYAWKLDWMADQLLTMDADVVGFQEIFEEDALREVIAETDRRGREANAANIPGPGKRYRRKAIFRKLSYTPYTSAALAFAPNMHDTGEPGRRRPGLAILSRLGFVGAPEIIQNLDAPLDIPMAALGGDEDAGCFRLHRLSRPILKVRIPVGGQVITVFNCHLKSKLGEYITPKGAEYAPEAVLSAYDPAGRAMGALRAALRRMAEAWVLRRAILEEIDQGHPVMVLGDFNDGEHAVSSEIISGEIPFHNYSWMLRHDAKQSSDRYTREENRLITEAVDRVRLRSAEKIFLRKSLRDVVYTTAFGGVHESIDQIYMSRHFDPSWPKAVGRMQYFSVFNDHLTDGSHPEAPYNKLASDHGQIMAHMELVSASA; encoded by the coding sequence ATGACGCGCTTTACCATCGCCTCGTTCAACGTCAAAAATCTGATCGGCCCTGATCGGGAATACTACAAATTCCAAGTTTACACGCCCGAGGAATACGCCTGGAAACTGGACTGGATGGCGGACCAATTGCTGACAATGGACGCGGATGTTGTCGGTTTTCAAGAAATCTTCGAAGAAGACGCGCTGCGTGAGGTCATTGCCGAAACCGATCGTCGCGGGCGCGAAGCAAATGCCGCAAATATTCCTGGCCCCGGCAAACGCTATCGGCGCAAGGCAATCTTTCGCAAACTTTCCTACACCCCCTATACCAGCGCAGCGCTCGCCTTTGCGCCAAATATGCATGATACAGGTGAACCCGGGCGACGCCGCCCAGGATTGGCGATCTTGTCACGACTGGGTTTCGTTGGCGCGCCGGAAATCATACAGAACCTGGATGCGCCCCTGGACATCCCGATGGCTGCTCTTGGCGGAGACGAGGATGCAGGGTGTTTTCGCCTGCACCGCCTGTCGCGCCCAATCCTCAAGGTGCGTATCCCGGTCGGTGGCCAGGTGATCACGGTTTTCAACTGCCACCTGAAATCCAAATTGGGCGAATATATCACGCCCAAAGGTGCCGAATACGCCCCAGAGGCCGTTCTGAGTGCCTATGATCCGGCTGGGCGCGCCATGGGTGCCCTCCGCGCCGCACTGCGCCGGATGGCCGAAGCTTGGGTTCTGCGCCGTGCTATTCTGGAAGAAATAGACCAGGGCCACCCCGTTATGGTTCTGGGTGATTTCAACGATGGAGAACATGCAGTCAGCAGCGAAATCATCAGCGGCGAGATCCCCTTTCACAATTATTCCTGGATGCTGCGCCACGATGCCAAGCAATCGAGTGACCGATATACACGCGAAGAAAACAGGCTAATCACCGAAGCCGTTGATCGGGTCAGACTGCGGTCCGCCGAAAAGATATTCTTGCGAAAATCCTTGAGGGATGTCGTGTACACCACCGCCTTTGGCGGGGTACATGAAAGCATCGATCAGATATATATGTCCCGCCATTTCGATCCGTCGTGGCCCAAGGCGGTGGGAAGAATGCAGTATTTTAGCGTTTTCAATGATCATTTGACGGATGGCAGCCACCCCGAGGCTCCCTATAACAAACTCGCCTCGGACCACGGGCAGATCATGGCCCACATGGAACTTGTCTCCGCATCCGCGTGA
- the pcaD gene encoding 3-oxoadipate enol-lactonase translates to MQIADLGDVQLHYRIDGPSDGAPVVFANSLGTDLRLWDQVLPLLPPRFRYIRYDKRGHGLSSLPSGPYSMGALVRDAERLLDHLQVRDCVFVGLSIGGMIAQGLAVKRLDQVRALVLSNTAAKIGIPEQWQERIQTIKTHGIEALADPIMERWFSRAFRNTPECALWRNMLLRQPAEGYAGCCAAISGTDFFTPTSGLRLPTLGIAGSDDGATPPDLVRETTALIPGSKFHLIRKAGHLPCVEQPEEYAALLTQFLTDTGHGQI, encoded by the coding sequence ATGCAGATTGCAGATCTCGGAGACGTACAGCTGCATTACCGGATCGATGGCCCATCTGATGGAGCTCCGGTGGTGTTTGCCAATTCTCTGGGCACGGATTTAAGACTCTGGGATCAGGTTTTGCCGCTATTGCCCCCGAGGTTCCGCTATATCCGCTACGACAAACGCGGGCACGGTCTCTCTTCACTGCCGTCCGGACCATATTCCATGGGCGCATTGGTCAGAGATGCCGAACGCCTTTTGGATCACCTGCAGGTGCGAGACTGCGTGTTTGTGGGCCTGTCCATCGGTGGCATGATCGCCCAAGGATTGGCTGTCAAACGGCTGGATCAAGTCCGGGCGTTGGTTTTGTCCAACACTGCAGCCAAAATCGGGATTCCCGAACAATGGCAGGAACGGATTCAGACCATCAAGACGCACGGCATTGAAGCTCTGGCTGATCCGATCATGGAGCGCTGGTTTTCGCGCGCATTCCGCAATACGCCAGAATGCGCCCTGTGGCGCAACATGCTGTTGCGCCAGCCAGCCGAAGGCTATGCTGGATGTTGCGCTGCGATTTCAGGCACAGATTTCTTTACCCCAACCAGCGGATTACGCCTTCCGACATTGGGCATCGCGGGCAGCGACGACGGCGCGACACCGCCGGATCTGGTACGCGAAACAACAGCCCTGATCCCAGGCTCCAAATTTCACCTGATCCGCAAAGCCGGGCATCTGCCGTGTGTAGAGCAGCCCGAGGAATATGCAGCGCTCCTGACCCAGTTTTTGACTGACACAGGACATGGTCAGATCTGA
- a CDS encoding alpha/beta fold hydrolase, with protein MSDFLLIHGSCHGRWCWRFLIAALEAQGHTARAIDLPGHGDDPTPLTDVTLEMTADAILKASDPGTILLGHSWGGIPISLAAEMNPSAMRGLIYLCAYVPVAGLSMIDLRKRARRQPLMGAIVKDELGQSYTIDPDQVPALFYHDCPVDSVALALDRLTPQAIRPQDTALVSTTRWQGVPKAYIRCTQDRTIPPEYQTEMTADWPLDRVFEMQTSHSPFFADPQGLATLMGHISRGL; from the coding sequence ATGTCGGATTTTCTGCTGATTCATGGATCGTGTCACGGGCGCTGGTGTTGGCGCTTTTTGATCGCTGCGCTCGAAGCTCAGGGACACACGGCCCGCGCCATCGACCTCCCCGGTCATGGAGATGACCCGACCCCATTGACGGACGTGACATTGGAGATGACCGCAGACGCCATTCTGAAAGCGTCTGATCCCGGCACCATCCTCCTGGGGCATTCCTGGGGCGGCATTCCGATCAGCCTGGCGGCGGAGATGAACCCATCTGCGATGCGCGGGCTGATTTATCTGTGTGCCTATGTTCCGGTGGCAGGGCTGTCGATGATCGATCTTCGCAAGCGGGCACGCCGACAACCGTTGATGGGGGCCATCGTAAAGGATGAGCTTGGACAGAGCTATACGATTGATCCAGATCAGGTTCCCGCATTGTTTTATCACGATTGTCCTGTTGACTCAGTTGCGCTGGCGCTGGATCGCCTGACACCTCAAGCCATTCGCCCGCAGGACACTGCGCTGGTATCGACGACCCGCTGGCAGGGCGTTCCCAAAGCGTATATCCGCTGCACACAGGACAGGACGATCCCACCAGAGTATCAGACCGAAATGACGGCCGATTGGCCTTTGGATCGAGTCTTTGAAATGCAGACATCCCATTCCCCATTCTTTGCGGACCCACAGGGTTTGGCAACGCTGATGGGACACATCTCACGAGGATTATGA
- a CDS encoding adenylosuccinate lyase family protein codes for MAGSVFTSALYGDLFSTAEIGRLFTDSAELRAMLLVEGTLAQVQGALGVIPADSAGAIRRASLEIQLDPGALRKPTGQNGVSVPGLVAAFRAEMQAPEHAQFVHWGATSQDIIDTGLMLRLRQALALMETDLRAFVETLATLAERHADTPMPARTYGQHATPTSFGAVVAGWGQPVMDLLDDLGDLRSSCLLVSLSGAAGTNSALGETAAQQRAELAKGLGLGDPGRSWHTDRNPILRIADWMTRVTLALAKLGEDSTDLVQSGIAELRLGGAGASSTMPQKQNPVAPAVLCAVAAQTVALNGTLQNASVHRHQRDGAAWFTEWMCLPQIVLGAACSARTACDLGAGLEPQTKQMLTTVDGGLGMIHAEALSFALAETMPRPDAQAAVKALCRTAQESQKHLRDLVAAAHPELNVEHLFDPGRQLGHAPTEARAFVARVGQNRNVNT; via the coding sequence ATGGCAGGTTCGGTTTTTACATCTGCGCTGTATGGCGACCTTTTTTCGACAGCCGAGATCGGGCGTTTATTCACCGACAGCGCCGAATTGCGCGCCATGTTGCTGGTAGAAGGTACATTGGCCCAGGTTCAGGGCGCTCTGGGCGTAATACCAGCGGACAGCGCAGGTGCCATTCGTAGAGCGTCTTTGGAAATTCAGCTGGATCCTGGTGCCCTGCGCAAGCCGACTGGACAAAATGGCGTTTCGGTTCCCGGCCTTGTCGCAGCGTTCCGGGCGGAAATGCAAGCACCAGAACATGCCCAATTCGTCCATTGGGGGGCCACATCCCAGGACATCATCGACACCGGCCTGATGTTGCGGTTGCGGCAGGCGCTGGCCTTGATGGAAACGGATCTGCGTGCATTTGTCGAAACCTTGGCCACTTTGGCCGAACGTCATGCGGATACGCCAATGCCTGCACGCACCTATGGCCAGCACGCCACTCCCACCAGCTTTGGCGCTGTGGTGGCAGGGTGGGGGCAACCGGTGATGGACCTTCTGGATGACTTGGGCGACCTGCGATCTTCCTGCTTGCTGGTCTCGCTGTCAGGCGCTGCCGGGACCAATTCGGCGCTGGGAGAGACAGCAGCACAGCAAAGAGCCGAGCTGGCAAAGGGCTTGGGGCTGGGTGATCCCGGGCGCAGTTGGCATACGGACCGCAATCCAATTCTTCGTATCGCGGACTGGATGACCCGGGTCACGCTGGCGTTGGCTAAGCTGGGCGAAGATTCAACCGATCTGGTGCAAAGTGGCATCGCAGAGCTGCGGTTGGGCGGCGCAGGGGCATCCTCGACCATGCCCCAGAAACAGAACCCGGTGGCTCCGGCGGTGCTGTGTGCTGTTGCGGCGCAGACTGTGGCCCTGAATGGCACTCTGCAAAACGCGTCAGTGCACCGTCATCAACGCGATGGGGCGGCATGGTTCACGGAATGGATGTGCCTGCCGCAGATCGTGTTGGGGGCCGCCTGTTCCGCGCGTACGGCATGTGACCTGGGCGCAGGATTGGAACCTCAGACCAAACAGATGCTGACCACCGTCGATGGCGGCCTGGGCATGATCCACGCCGAAGCGCTCAGCTTTGCTCTGGCAGAAACCATGCCACGACCGGATGCCCAAGCGGCAGTCAAGGCGCTCTGCCGAACCGCACAGGAAAGCCAGAAGCACCTGCGCGACCTTGTGGCAGCAGCCCACCCTGAGCTGAACGTGGAACATTTGTTCGATCCCGGTCGGCAGTTGGGCCATGCCCCGACAGAGGCCCGTGCCTTTGTTGCCCGGGTTGGCCAGAACCGCAACGTGAACACGTGA
- a CDS encoding TCR/Tet family MFS transporter, whose protein sequence is MRPALRLSVLFLLSTVMLDAMGIGLIMPIMPSLIREVQGGDLADAALWGGILSTVFAVMQFLFSPLLGNLSDRFGRRPVLLVSLTMMSCSYLVLAQATALWVLLVGQMISGITSATHATAGACMADQSKPHEKAANFGLLGAGFGVGFVLGPLVGGLLGELGTRAPFYAAAGVVGLNALLGAVAMRETLPPEKRRPFAWRRANPLGAFFGISKLPGIAPLLLVYFIYSVALYVYPAIWSYFTQARFDWSPQTIGLSLGLFGISMALVQGVLIRLVLRWVGERKTVIYGQLFDAVAFFLLAIVTSGAAALILTPVAALGAVVSPALQAIMSRRVSDDAQGELQGVFTSVHALSMIVSPLMMASVFSAFTREGAPVHFPGAPFLVSMALIFVALAVFLRQPKEQG, encoded by the coding sequence ATGAGGCCCGCATTGCGCCTGTCCGTTCTGTTTCTATTGTCGACCGTGATGCTGGATGCCATGGGAATCGGGCTGATCATGCCGATCATGCCGTCCCTGATCCGCGAAGTTCAGGGCGGCGACCTCGCGGATGCTGCATTGTGGGGCGGCATCCTGTCCACGGTGTTTGCAGTGATGCAGTTTCTGTTTTCACCGCTTTTGGGCAACTTGTCGGACCGGTTCGGGCGGCGTCCGGTGTTGCTGGTCTCTCTGACTATGATGAGCTGCTCCTATCTGGTGCTGGCCCAGGCGACGGCCTTGTGGGTTCTGTTGGTCGGGCAAATGATCAGCGGCATCACTTCGGCCACCCATGCGACCGCGGGTGCCTGTATGGCGGATCAATCCAAACCGCACGAAAAGGCGGCAAATTTCGGGCTGTTGGGAGCCGGGTTTGGCGTTGGCTTTGTCTTGGGGCCGCTGGTGGGCGGATTGCTGGGAGAATTGGGCACCCGCGCGCCGTTCTACGCAGCGGCCGGTGTGGTCGGGCTGAATGCGCTGCTGGGCGCGGTCGCCATGCGCGAGACTCTACCCCCCGAAAAACGCCGTCCCTTTGCGTGGCGCCGTGCCAACCCGTTGGGTGCCTTTTTCGGGATCTCGAAACTGCCGGGGATCGCACCCTTGTTGCTGGTCTATTTCATCTATTCCGTTGCGCTGTATGTCTATCCGGCAATCTGGTCCTACTTCACGCAGGCCCGGTTCGACTGGAGCCCGCAAACCATCGGCCTGTCGCTGGGGCTGTTCGGGATTTCAATGGCATTGGTTCAGGGTGTGTTGATCCGACTGGTGCTGCGATGGGTCGGAGAACGCAAGACAGTGATCTATGGTCAGCTGTTCGACGCAGTGGCCTTTTTCCTGTTGGCGATTGTCACCAGCGGCGCAGCCGCGTTGATCCTGACACCGGTTGCCGCGCTGGGCGCAGTGGTGTCGCCAGCATTGCAGGCCATCATGTCACGCCGGGTCAGCGATGACGCGCAGGGAGAATTGCAGGGGGTGTTCACGTCGGTTCATGCCTTGTCCATGATCGTGTCGCCTTTGATGATGGCATCCGTGTTTTCCGCCTTTACCCGCGAGGGCGCGCCGGTCCATTTCCCCGGTGCGCCGTTTTTGGTATCAATGGCGCTGATCTTTGTCGCGTTGGCGGTCTTCCTGCGTCAACCCAAAGAGCAAGGTTGA
- a CDS encoding Zn-dependent alcohol dehydrogenase, which translates to MQTIKAAVCHEFGAPLVIEDIQLAPPGMGEVEITLDAVAICHSDISYADGAWGGHLPAVYGHEAAGIITRVGDGVTGFDLGDSVVVTLIRSCGTCPSCASGKPTICETPHNTVKGPLRTAEGGPLDQAMSCGAFAEKVVVDQRQIVQIPSDMAKDVASLLSCGVITGVGAAVNAAGLRAGQDVVVIGAGGVGLNAIQGARIAGARRIVAVDMTEEKLEIARSFGATHGVLASDPTPWKASYKALGGRGADAVLVTVGAIPAYEQAMRYLGRGGKAIMIGMPHSGAKAAYEPVVMAAIGQGLIGSKMGDVVIQRDIPWMIDLYQQGRLKLDELISRRWTLDQINDAIADTKTGSAKRNVILFDRDPTGN; encoded by the coding sequence ATGCAAACCATCAAGGCAGCCGTTTGCCACGAATTTGGGGCCCCTCTGGTCATCGAGGATATCCAACTGGCACCGCCGGGAATGGGCGAGGTCGAAATCACCCTGGATGCCGTCGCGATCTGCCATTCTGACATCTCTTATGCCGATGGGGCCTGGGGTGGACATCTGCCGGCCGTCTATGGTCACGAAGCGGCTGGAATCATCACCCGCGTCGGCGATGGTGTGACCGGCTTCGATCTGGGGGACAGCGTTGTGGTCACGCTGATCCGCAGCTGTGGAACCTGCCCCAGCTGTGCCAGCGGCAAGCCGACCATTTGCGAAACACCCCACAATACGGTCAAGGGGCCGCTGCGCACTGCAGAAGGCGGACCATTGGATCAGGCGATGTCCTGTGGTGCCTTCGCCGAAAAAGTTGTCGTGGACCAGCGCCAGATCGTCCAAATCCCCTCGGATATGGCCAAGGACGTCGCCTCTCTGCTGTCCTGCGGGGTCATCACCGGCGTCGGAGCTGCTGTGAATGCGGCCGGACTGCGGGCCGGGCAGGACGTGGTGGTGATCGGCGCGGGCGGTGTCGGGTTGAACGCCATTCAGGGCGCGCGCATCGCCGGGGCCCGGCGGATCGTGGCCGTGGACATGACCGAAGAAAAGCTCGAGATAGCCCGGTCATTCGGTGCCACCCATGGGGTGTTGGCCAGCGACCCGACCCCGTGGAAGGCATCCTACAAGGCCCTCGGAGGACGTGGAGCGGATGCGGTGCTGGTCACCGTCGGCGCAATCCCGGCCTATGAACAGGCAATGCGCTATCTGGGACGGGGTGGCAAGGCAATCATGATCGGAATGCCCCATTCCGGGGCCAAGGCGGCGTATGAACCCGTGGTCATGGCCGCCATCGGTCAGGGGCTTATCGGGTCGAAAATGGGGGACGTTGTGATCCAGCGTGATATCCCCTGGATGATCGACCTGTATCAACAGGGACGGCTGAAGCTGGACGAACTGATTTCCAGACGTTGGACGTTGGACCAGATCAACGACGCAATTGCCGACACCAAGACCGGTAGCGCCAAGCGCAACGTCATCCTGTTCGATCGAGACCCGACAGGAAACTGA
- a CDS encoding mandelate racemase/muconate lactonizing enzyme family protein: MKLQDLDVIVTAPPAPGWGGRYWILVKITTDSGVTGWGECYASTIGPQAMTHVIQDVFDRHMGDQNPEDIELMFRRIYSSGFTQRPDLTVMGAWSGLEMACWDILGKDRDRPVHALIGGRMNDRIRAYTYLYPLPHHDLNDFWTSPDMAAETASELVSRGYTAVKFDPAGPYTMRGGHMPAMSDISQSVAFCKAIREAVGDKADLLFGTHGQFTTAGAIRLGQALEPYSPLWFEEPVPPDNYPEMAKVAHAVRIPVATGERLTTKAEFAAVLQSGAATILQPALGRAGGIWEMKKVAAIAEVYNAQIAPHLYAGPVEWAANIQLAASIPNILLAETIETPFHDALIKSSIQVEDGFIPTPTASGLGIDVDEDLARAHPFTGSDLHLNMRDDPCDYVNGNAFQGGSPAILSKT; this comes from the coding sequence ATGAAACTGCAAGATCTCGACGTTATCGTCACGGCCCCGCCCGCACCAGGATGGGGCGGTCGGTATTGGATTTTGGTCAAGATCACCACAGACAGCGGGGTGACCGGCTGGGGGGAATGTTACGCCTCGACCATTGGCCCCCAGGCGATGACACATGTGATCCAGGATGTGTTCGACCGTCACATGGGCGATCAAAATCCCGAAGACATCGAATTGATGTTTCGTCGTATCTATTCTTCGGGCTTTACCCAACGCCCCGATTTGACGGTCATGGGCGCATGGTCGGGGTTGGAAATGGCCTGTTGGGATATTCTGGGCAAAGACCGCGACCGGCCCGTGCACGCGCTGATTGGTGGGCGGATGAATGACCGGATCCGGGCCTATACTTACCTTTATCCGCTGCCGCACCACGATCTGAACGATTTCTGGACGTCACCAGATATGGCAGCCGAAACTGCCTCCGAACTGGTCTCGCGGGGCTATACAGCCGTAAAATTCGACCCGGCCGGCCCCTATACCATGCGTGGCGGGCACATGCCTGCGATGAGCGATATTTCACAGTCCGTCGCCTTTTGCAAAGCCATCCGCGAGGCCGTTGGCGACAAGGCCGACCTGCTGTTCGGCACGCACGGGCAATTCACAACCGCCGGGGCCATCCGCCTGGGGCAGGCGCTGGAACCCTATTCGCCATTGTGGTTCGAAGAACCGGTGCCACCAGACAATTATCCTGAAATGGCCAAAGTCGCGCACGCTGTCCGCATCCCGGTCGCCACCGGTGAACGGCTAACCACCAAGGCCGAATTTGCAGCCGTCCTACAGTCGGGTGCCGCAACGATCCTGCAACCGGCTTTGGGACGTGCAGGCGGGATCTGGGAGATGAAAAAGGTCGCCGCCATCGCCGAAGTCTATAACGCCCAGATTGCACCGCATCTGTATGCGGGTCCTGTGGAATGGGCTGCGAACATTCAATTGGCAGCGTCAATTCCCAATATCCTTTTGGCTGAAACCATCGAAACCCCGTTTCACGACGCATTGATCAAAAGCAGCATTCAGGTCGAAGACGGGTTCATCCCGACGCCGACAGCATCAGGATTGGGGATAGACGTGGACGAAGACCTGGCTCGCGCCCACCCGTTTACAGGATCCGACCTGCATCTGAACATGCGCGATGATCCTTGCGACTACGTGAATGGCAATGCGTTCCAGGGCGGCTCTCCGGCCATACTCTCAAAAACCTGA
- a CDS encoding metalloregulator ArsR/SmtB family transcription factor, with amino-acid sequence MEQRAAEAAAFLKTLAHEGRLMILCHLGTGERSVGELEELLGIRQAAVSQMLARLRDEGLVTTRRDGKTIYYSLSDSNTEQVIGLLYSLFCNPD; translated from the coding sequence ATGGAACAGCGTGCCGCCGAGGCCGCAGCCTTTCTCAAGACTTTGGCGCATGAGGGACGACTTATGATCCTGTGTCATCTTGGAACCGGCGAACGCTCGGTGGGAGAGCTGGAAGAGCTGCTGGGCATTCGACAGGCCGCAGTCAGCCAGATGCTGGCCCGCCTGCGCGACGAAGGGTTGGTGACCACCCGCCGCGATGGCAAGACGATCTATTATTCCCTAAGCGACAGCAACACCGAACAGGTGATCGGGCTGTTGTATTCCCTGTTCTGCAATCCTGACTGA